A stretch of Campylobacter volucris DNA encodes these proteins:
- a CDS encoding group III truncated hemoglobin, giving the protein MKFDSINQEGIDKLMDIFYAKVRKDKNLAPIFNQAIGNDEESWTKHKQKIASFWKGMFLGEGGYNGSPLKAHHDLPPFPREFFDIWLGLFDESLAEIFTDEPRNMMLERAKMIAQRFQMIIYDHKFI; this is encoded by the coding sequence ATGAAATTTGATAGCATTAACCAAGAAGGTATTGATAAATTGATGGATATTTTTTATGCTAAGGTTAGAAAAGATAAAAATTTAGCTCCAATTTTTAATCAAGCCATTGGTAATGATGAAGAAAGTTGGACTAAACATAAACAAAAAATAGCTAGTTTTTGGAAAGGTATGTTTTTGGGTGAAGGTGGATATAATGGATCGCCTTTAAAAGCTCACCATGATTTACCTCCTTTTCCAAGAGAATTTTTTGATATTTGGCTTGGATTGTTTGATGAAAGTTTGGCTGAAATTTTTACAGATGAGCCAAGAAATATGATGTTAGAAAGAGCAAAAATGATTGCTCAAAGATTTCAAATGATTATTTATGATCATAAATTCATCTAA
- a CDS encoding AMIN domain-containing protein gives MLKIKFFILFVLFATLLNAKDNPFDNNIEKKNFEFAQFSPFQRQDFNFDSNARILKNITITYINLDGSEQQMTLDINKSIDWHDNFAFIKSKTPNATPILDVSVTVDKKSSKKVEENNTTVNIETPLFTGDIYNFISLSFYNNKINIKTRDKMLRNLSIGDPTKIIIDFAKNQNFNTKTLQVNTANVKKVVFGSHKGYYRLVIYLDGKYDYEYSKGKNLHVFNLI, from the coding sequence ATGTTGAAAATTAAATTTTTTATACTTTTTGTATTATTTGCAACACTTTTAAATGCAAAAGATAATCCTTTTGATAACAATATCGAGAAGAAAAATTTTGAATTTGCACAATTTAGTCCTTTTCAAAGACAAGATTTTAATTTTGATTCTAATGCAAGGATTTTAAAAAATATCACCATTACTTATATAAATCTTGATGGTTCAGAACAACAAATGACGCTAGATATTAACAAAAGTATAGATTGGCATGATAATTTTGCATTTATAAAAAGCAAAACACCTAATGCCACACCTATTCTTGATGTATCGGTAACAGTTGATAAAAAATCTAGTAAAAAAGTTGAAGAAAACAACACCACTGTAAATATAGAAACACCGCTATTTACAGGAGATATTTATAATTTTATTTCTCTTAGTTTTTATAATAATAAAATCAATATTAAAACAAGAGATAAAATGCTAAGAAATTTATCCATTGGAGATCCTACAAAAATCATCATTGATTTTGCAAAAAATCAAAACTTTAACACCAAAACACTACAAGTTAATACAGCTAATGTAAAAAAAGTTGTATTTGGATCCCATAAAGGTTATTATAGACTAGTAATATACTTGGATGGAAAATATGACTATGAATACTCTAAAGGTAAAAATCTTCATGTATTTAATCTCATCTAA
- the eno gene encoding phosphopyruvate hydratase, whose translation MIVIEDVRAFEVLDSRGNPTIKAEIMLSDGSAGSAIVPSGASTGKKEALELRDNDERFGGKGVLKAIENINGTIAENIIGLDAFNQTQLDFTLLELDGTKNYSNLGANATLGISMATARAAANALKIPLYRYLGGANASVLPVPMCNIINGGAHANNSVDFQEFMIMPFGFSSFKEGLRSVCEIYAVLKKELANLGHSTALGDEGGFAPNLANNTEPLDLLMTCIKKAGYENKIKLALDVASSELYKDGKYHLEGKSFSSEDLIARYEELCSKYPIYSIEDGLAEDDYEGWIKLTQKLGHKIQLVGDDLFVTNEEILKDGILKNMANAVLIKPNQIGTITQTMRTVRLAHRNNYKCIMSHRSGESEDAFIADFAVALNTGQIKTGALARGERTAKYNRLLEIELDNDEYLGDKL comes from the coding sequence ATGATAGTGATTGAAGATGTAAGGGCGTTTGAAGTTTTAGATAGCAGAGGTAATCCTACTATAAAAGCTGAAATCATGCTAAGTGATGGAAGTGCGGGCAGTGCTATAGTTCCAAGCGGAGCAAGCACAGGTAAAAAAGAAGCCTTAGAACTTAGAGACAATGATGAAAGATTTGGCGGTAAAGGAGTTTTAAAGGCTATAGAAAATATTAATGGCACCATAGCTGAAAATATTATAGGACTTGATGCTTTTAATCAAACTCAACTTGATTTTACTCTATTAGAACTTGATGGAACAAAAAACTACTCAAACCTAGGAGCTAATGCGACTTTAGGAATTTCTATGGCCACAGCTCGTGCAGCAGCCAATGCTCTTAAAATTCCATTATATCGTTACTTAGGTGGAGCTAATGCTAGTGTATTACCTGTACCAATGTGCAATATCATAAATGGCGGTGCTCATGCTAATAATAGCGTGGATTTTCAAGAATTTATGATTATGCCTTTTGGTTTTTCATCTTTTAAAGAAGGCTTAAGATCAGTTTGTGAAATCTATGCAGTATTAAAAAAAGAACTGGCTAATTTAGGACATTCTACAGCTTTAGGAGACGAAGGTGGTTTTGCTCCAAATTTAGCAAACAACACTGAACCGCTTGATCTTTTAATGACTTGTATTAAAAAAGCTGGTTATGAAAATAAAATCAAATTAGCTTTAGATGTAGCAAGTAGCGAACTTTATAAAGATGGAAAATACCACTTAGAAGGAAAAAGTTTTTCAAGCGAGGATTTAATAGCGCGTTATGAAGAGCTTTGCTCAAAATATCCAATTTATAGTATAGAAGATGGCTTAGCCGAAGATGACTATGAAGGATGGATAAAATTAACCCAAAAACTTGGTCATAAAATACAACTTGTTGGAGATGATTTGTTTGTAACCAATGAAGAAATTTTAAAAGATGGAATTTTAAAAAACATGGCCAATGCTGTATTAATCAAACCAAATCAAATAGGCACCATCACTCAAACTATGAGAACAGTTAGATTAGCTCATCGAAATAATTATAAATGCATTATGAGTCATAGAAGTGGTGAAAGTGAAGATGCGTTTATAGCTGATTTTGCAGTAGCACTAAATACAGGACAAATCAAAACTGGAGCTTTAGCAAGAGGCGAAAGAACTGCAAAATACAATCGTTTATTAGAAATTGAACTAGATAATGATGAATATTTAGGAGATAAACTCTGA
- the recA gene encoding recombinase RecA, which produces MDDNKRKSLDAALKSLDKTFGKGTILRLGDKEVEKIDSIPTGSVGLDLALGIGGVPKGRIIEIYGPESSGKTTLTLHIIAECQKKGGVCAFIDAEHALDVKYAKNLGVDTENLYISQPDFGEQALEIVETIARSGAIDLIIVDSVAALTPKAEIEGDMGDQHVGLQARLMSQALRKLTGIVHKMNTTVIFINQIRMKIGMMGYGTPETTTGGNALKFYSSVRLDVRKTATLKQNDEPIGNRVKVKVAKNKVAPPFKQAEFDVMFGEGISREGELIDYGVKLDIIDKSGAWFSYNASKLGQGRENAKAFLKENPTIADEITQAIQNSIGIDNVILGSKDDEEGEE; this is translated from the coding sequence ATGGATGATAATAAAAGAAAATCTTTAGATGCGGCTTTAAAAAGCTTAGATAAAACTTTTGGAAAAGGCACTATTTTAAGACTTGGAGATAAAGAAGTTGAAAAAATTGATTCTATTCCTACAGGTTCAGTTGGACTTGATCTGGCTTTAGGGATAGGCGGGGTTCCAAAAGGAAGGATTATAGAAATTTATGGACCTGAAAGTTCAGGTAAAACTACACTTACCTTACATATCATCGCTGAATGCCAAAAAAAAGGCGGAGTTTGTGCTTTTATAGATGCTGAACACGCTCTTGATGTAAAATATGCAAAAAATTTAGGCGTAGATACAGAAAATTTATATATTTCACAGCCTGATTTTGGAGAACAAGCTTTAGAAATCGTTGAAACCATAGCAAGAAGCGGAGCTATTGATTTAATAATAGTAGATAGCGTTGCTGCACTTACTCCAAAAGCAGAAATAGAAGGCGATATGGGAGATCAGCATGTTGGTCTTCAAGCTAGATTGATGTCTCAAGCATTAAGAAAATTAACTGGAATAGTTCATAAAATGAATACCACAGTAATTTTCATCAATCAAATTCGTATGAAAATAGGCATGATGGGCTATGGAACCCCAGAAACTACAACAGGTGGAAATGCGCTTAAATTTTACTCTTCAGTGCGTTTAGATGTTAGAAAAACCGCTACTTTAAAACAAAATGATGAGCCTATTGGAAATCGTGTAAAAGTAAAAGTAGCTAAAAATAAAGTAGCTCCTCCATTTAAACAAGCTGAATTTGATGTGATGTTTGGAGAAGGCATAAGCCGTGAAGGTGAGTTGATAGATTATGGTGTGAAACTTGATATTATTGATAAAAGCGGTGCTTGGTTTTCTTATAATGCTTCTAAACTTGGACAAGGTAGAGAAAATGCAAAAGCATTTTTAAAAGAAAATCCTACCATAGCCGATGAAATCACTCAAGCTATACAAAATTCTATCGGTATTGATAATGTTATTTTAGGTTCTAAAGACGACGAAGAAGGAGAAGAATAA
- a CDS encoding menaquinone biosynthesis family protein: MKKVSVAHSPDADDIFMYMAIKFGWVGNAYKYENTALDIQTLNEFALENIYDVSAISFALYPLIANEYALLKTAVSFGQGYGPKLIKKKNKTLKTNFKVALSGAHTSNALIFRIKYPQAKIVYKNFLEIEKAVLNDEVDAGVLIHESILEFDNNLCVEAELWDIWQELAKDDLPLPLGGMALRRSLPLNDAIAIEKDLIKAVQVADDNRKILAPMLMERNLIRVDAQKLDTYLNLYANKNSINMNERQFDAIDKLFELGYDHKFYDVLIKSRAYLIPSEYEEFRNS; the protein is encoded by the coding sequence ATGAAAAAAGTTAGTGTTGCTCACTCTCCTGATGCTGATGATATTTTTATGTATATGGCTATAAAATTTGGTTGGGTTGGAAATGCTTATAAGTATGAAAATACGGCTTTAGATATACAAACTTTAAATGAATTTGCCTTAGAAAATATTTATGATGTTAGTGCTATTTCTTTTGCGTTATATCCTTTGATAGCAAATGAATATGCTTTGTTAAAAACAGCTGTGAGTTTTGGGCAAGGTTATGGTCCAAAGCTTATCAAAAAAAAGAATAAAACTTTAAAAACAAATTTTAAAGTAGCTTTAAGCGGAGCACATACTAGCAATGCTTTGATTTTTCGCATTAAATATCCACAAGCTAAAATCGTATATAAAAATTTTTTAGAGATTGAAAAAGCAGTATTAAACGATGAAGTGGATGCAGGAGTGTTGATACATGAGAGCATTTTAGAATTTGATAATAATTTATGTGTAGAAGCTGAACTTTGGGATATATGGCAAGAATTAGCAAAAGATGATTTGCCTTTGCCACTAGGTGGGATGGCTCTTAGAAGATCTTTACCTTTAAATGATGCTATTGCTATTGAAAAAGATTTAATCAAGGCTGTGCAAGTAGCTGATGATAATAGAAAAATTTTAGCACCGATGCTAATGGAGAGAAATTTAATACGCGTTGATGCACAAAAATTAGACACATATTTAAATTTATATGCAAATAAAAATTCAATCAATATGAACGAAAGACAATTTGATGCTATAGATAAACTTTTTGAGTTAGGATATGATCATAAATTTTATGATGTATTAATTAAAAGTAGGGCTTATCTTATACCTAGTGAGTATGAAGAATTTAGAAATTCTTAA
- the fliQ gene encoding flagellar biosynthesis protein FliQ gives MMENTLVSLGVQTFKITLMLSLPMLLAGLVAGLIISIFQAVTQINEATLSFVPKILLVVVVIVFLMPWMISSMMDFTINMINHIPSFIR, from the coding sequence GTGATGGAAAATACTTTGGTATCTTTAGGTGTGCAAACTTTTAAAATCACCCTTATGCTTTCTTTACCTATGTTGTTAGCTGGACTTGTTGCGGGTTTGATTATAAGTATTTTTCAAGCTGTTACTCAAATTAACGAAGCTACTCTTTCTTTTGTGCCAAAAATTTTACTTGTTGTTGTCGTGATAGTGTTTTTAATGCCTTGGATGATAAGTTCTATGATGGATTTTACTATTAATATGATCAATCACATTCCAAGTTTTATACGATGA
- a CDS encoding UDP-N-acetylmuramate dehydrogenase: protein MIIDFSKYSSVRIGQSFEVQVLEELCQFDGILIGGANNLLVSSKPKNIAVLGKKFDYIEILDQNEKGYFLEIGCASKAINIYNFAKKNNLKGFEFLRNIPGTLGGILKMNAGLKDENISKNLLSIRIFDKEILKQDIAFDYRFNPIVQIMFSAKFFLEYGFDTNKDELLKNARKNQPKGASFGSVFKNPPQDHAGRLIEAVGLKGFSKNDAMFSDEHANFLINKKHASFDDAMYLINLAKTRVFEQFGINLEEEVVII, encoded by the coding sequence ATGATTATTGATTTTTCAAAATATTCTTCTGTGCGAATAGGGCAAAGTTTTGAAGTTCAAGTTTTAGAAGAACTTTGCCAATTTGATGGAATTTTAATAGGCGGAGCCAACAATCTTTTAGTATCTTCTAAGCCAAAAAATATTGCGGTTTTGGGAAAAAAATTTGATTATATTGAAATTTTAGATCAAAACGAAAAAGGTTATTTTTTAGAAATAGGATGTGCAAGCAAAGCGATTAATATATACAATTTTGCTAAAAAAAATAACCTTAAAGGTTTTGAATTTTTACGAAATATCCCAGGAACTTTGGGCGGAATTTTGAAAATGAATGCGGGTTTAAAAGATGAAAATATCAGCAAAAATTTGCTTAGTATTAGAATTTTTGATAAAGAAATTTTAAAACAAGACATAGCTTTTGATTATAGATTTAATCCTATTGTGCAAATAATGTTTAGCGCTAAATTTTTTTTAGAATATGGCTTTGATACAAACAAAGATGAGCTTTTAAAAAATGCTAGAAAAAATCAACCAAAAGGAGCAAGTTTTGGTTCAGTATTTAAAAATCCGCCTCAAGATCACGCAGGAAGACTTATAGAAGCAGTAGGTTTAAAGGGTTTTAGTAAAAACGATGCTATGTTTAGTGATGAACATGCAAATTTTTTAATCAATAAAAAACATGCAAGTTTTGATGATGCAATGTATTTAATTAACCTAGCTAAAACAAGAGTGTTTGAACAATTTGGTATAAATTTAGAAGAAGAAGTGGTAATTATATAG
- a CDS encoding 3'(2'),5'-bisphosphate nucleotidase CysQ family protein has translation MKNLDTLLQLSLKAGKEAAKILLEYKNKNEIWVKDDNSPVGLADIKSNEAISEILASSDIAICSEENILSYETRQNLEYFWLIDPLDGTKSYAKNDKEYCVLIALIHKNRPILSLIVDVENDAYYYAHTHTKVYKNDNLLNISDEAYKKVQNIALYSKNHDNNEEFFIQNKLEGIKVSSALKFVYLLEAKAGIYPRFGGPKAWDIAAGDFLIIQNGGIMQDFDQKLLDYNTKDLSLPSFIGFAKKEYKLKGF, from the coding sequence ATGAAAAATTTAGACACACTTTTACAATTAAGCTTAAAAGCAGGTAAAGAAGCTGCAAAAATTTTATTAGAATATAAAAACAAAAACGAAATTTGGGTTAAAGATGACAATTCTCCTGTTGGCTTAGCAGATATAAAATCTAACGAAGCCATTAGTGAAATTTTAGCTTCAAGCGATATAGCCATATGTTCAGAAGAAAACATACTCTCTTATGAAACTAGACAAAATTTAGAATATTTTTGGCTAATAGATCCTTTAGATGGAACTAAATCTTATGCTAAAAACGACAAAGAATATTGTGTTTTAATAGCTCTAATCCATAAAAATCGTCCCATTCTTTCACTGATAGTAGATGTAGAAAATGACGCATATTATTATGCTCATACTCATACTAAAGTATATAAAAATGATAATTTACTTAATATTAGTGATGAAGCTTATAAAAAAGTGCAAAACATTGCTTTATATTCTAAAAATCATGATAACAACGAAGAATTTTTTATCCAAAATAAACTAGAAGGTATAAAAGTATCTTCTGCTTTAAAATTTGTATATTTACTTGAAGCTAAGGCTGGAATTTATCCTCGTTTTGGTGGGCCAAAAGCTTGGGATATAGCTGCGGGTGATTTTTTAATCATTCAAAATGGTGGAATAATGCAAGATTTTGATCAAAAATTATTAGATTATAACACCAAAGATCTTTCTTTACCAAGCTTTATAGGCTTTGCTAAAAAAGAATATAAACTCAAAGGTTTTTAG
- a CDS encoding sodium/hydrogen exchanger family protein, with protein MLHNVIDAQAATDLQILLVVAGCLLTSPYIAKFLKLPLSATEIILGSLIGFLGFIGESENFKLLANAGFYYLMFIAGMEINLKTFLNTEKTLLNKAFIYIASLYLFSILAVESMNISYIFVIIIPIMSVGLLSTLYRDFGKNCNWLNISMIVATLAEVVSIVLLTITAAFLGQGTDLFSLTQNLLYLVGFLALCIFGFKFLEVLFWWYPQLKTILMPWQDHNEKDIRFCMAIFIAIVAIMIYFKLEVALGAFIAGSFIATFFDHKKDLEHKLSSFGYGFLIPIFFIYIGSSFKLEKLLNPEVLIIAFSLTAFMIFVRIASAMVFLKNLGLKNTFLFGLSHSMPLTLLIAIATLSLGAKIISEEIYSGLVLTALLEAILAISLIKFINNFKRL; from the coding sequence TTGCTACACAATGTCATTGACGCTCAAGCTGCAACAGATTTACAAATTTTACTTGTTGTAGCAGGCTGTTTGCTAACTTCTCCTTATATAGCTAAATTTTTAAAACTACCTTTATCAGCAACTGAGATCATACTTGGTTCGCTTATAGGATTTTTAGGATTTATAGGAGAAAGTGAAAATTTCAAACTCTTGGCTAATGCTGGATTTTATTATTTAATGTTTATCGCTGGTATGGAAATTAATCTTAAAACCTTTTTAAATACTGAAAAAACTTTGCTAAATAAAGCATTCATCTATATAGCAAGTTTGTATTTATTTAGCATTCTTGCTGTTGAGAGTATGAATATTTCTTATATTTTTGTCATTATTATACCTATAATGAGCGTAGGCTTGCTTTCTACTTTGTATAGAGATTTTGGAAAAAACTGCAATTGGCTAAATATTTCCATGATAGTTGCAACCTTAGCAGAAGTTGTAAGTATAGTTTTACTAACCATTACAGCAGCTTTTTTAGGACAAGGAACAGATCTTTTTTCTCTAACTCAAAATTTATTGTATTTAGTGGGATTTTTAGCTCTTTGTATATTTGGTTTTAAATTTTTAGAGGTGCTTTTTTGGTGGTATCCGCAGTTAAAAACTATACTTATGCCTTGGCAAGATCATAATGAAAAAGATATAAGATTTTGTATGGCAATTTTTATAGCTATTGTGGCAATTATGATTTATTTTAAACTTGAAGTAGCATTAGGAGCTTTTATAGCAGGTTCATTTATAGCAACATTTTTTGATCATAAAAAAGATTTAGAGCACAAACTTTCAAGTTTTGGGTATGGTTTTTTAATTCCTATATTTTTTATTTATATAGGATCAAGTTTTAAACTCGAAAAACTTTTAAATCCTGAAGTTTTGATTATAGCCTTTTCACTAACTGCTTTTATGATATTTGTAAGAATTGCATCTGCTATGGTTTTTTTAAAAAATTTAGGCTTAAAAAATACTTTTTTGTTTGGACTTAGTCACTCCATGCCACTAACTTTACTCATTGCTATAGCCACTTTATCACTTGGTGCTAAAATCATATCTGAAGAAATTTATTCAGGATTGGTTCTTACTGCATTACTTGAAGCAATTTTAGCTATAAGCTTGATTAAATTTATTAATAATTTTAAAAGATTGTGA
- a CDS encoding biotin synthase, producing the protein MQIMLCAISNIASGGCSEDCKYCTQSAHIKTNIPKYKKKDIDQIIKEAKLAKKNEALGFCLVTAGLGLDDEKLEYVCKVAHAVKKEEPDLLLIACNGQANLEQLKELKKVGIFSYNHNLESSKEFFPQICSTHTWEERFQTNLYAKEAGLMLCCGGIYGLGESCDDRISLRKSLQELQPFSSPINFFIPNENLNLKQSLLSADEALQIIKDSVKALPQTVIMVAGGREVVLKERQYEIFDAGARAIVVGDYLTTKGEEPSKDIQKLRQMGFSFATQCH; encoded by the coding sequence ATGCAAATAATGCTTTGTGCTATATCAAATATAGCTAGTGGTGGATGTAGTGAAGATTGTAAATACTGCACACAAAGTGCTCATATAAAAACAAATATCCCAAAATACAAAAAAAAGGATATTGATCAAATCATAAAAGAAGCAAAATTAGCTAAAAAAAATGAAGCTTTAGGATTTTGTTTGGTTACTGCTGGACTTGGCTTAGATGATGAAAAATTAGAATATGTTTGCAAAGTGGCTCATGCGGTAAAAAAAGAAGAGCCTGATTTATTGTTAATAGCATGCAATGGACAAGCAAATTTAGAGCAATTAAAAGAATTAAAAAAAGTTGGAATTTTTTCATACAATCATAATCTTGAAAGCTCAAAAGAATTTTTTCCACAAATTTGCTCTACTCACACTTGGGAAGAAAGATTTCAAACTAATCTTTATGCTAAAGAAGCGGGATTAATGCTTTGCTGTGGTGGAATTTATGGACTTGGTGAAAGTTGTGATGATAGAATAAGTCTTAGAAAAAGCTTACAAGAACTTCAACCTTTTTCTTCTCCTATTAATTTTTTCATTCCTAATGAAAATTTAAATTTAAAACAGTCTTTATTAAGTGCTGATGAAGCTTTGCAAATTATAAAAGATAGTGTTAAAGCTTTACCACAAACTGTTATCATGGTAGCAGGTGGCAGAGAAGTAGTGCTAAAAGAAAGACAATATGAAATTTTTGATGCAGGTGCTAGGGCCATTGTTGTAGGGGATTATTTAACCACAAAAGGCGAAGAACCTAGCAAAGATATACAAAAATTAAGACAAATGGGATTTAGCTTTGCTACACAATGTCATTGA
- the topA gene encoding type I DNA topoisomerase — translation MKNLIIVESPAKAKTIGNFLGKNYEVIASKGHIRDLPKTSFGIKIEDENFKPEYRISSDHSALVKELKEKAKNAKQVYLATDEDREGEAIAYHIAKAINKDENSLPRIVFHEITKTAIEHALDNPRLLDINSVNAQQARRLLDRIVGYKLSPLLNQKIQKGLSAGRVQSAALKIIVDREREIKAFVPLKYFSIDMIFDKDLEAELIEFQNTKIEKLTITNEDRAKLIFENCKNAKFKVSNIESKDRKITPPPPFMTSTLQQSASNRLGFNPKKTMIIAQKLYEGVKTHEGIMGVITYMRTDSLNIAKEALEQVRKLIKDEFGKEYLPSKANIYTTKTKGAQEAHEAIRPTNLSFTPKLANEFLEKDEAKLYTLIYNRFVASQMQAAISQTQNVFVNSKDASFKISGRKILFDGYYKVYGDMDKDKILPNLNINDALNIQNIELNSHFTEPPSRYSEAGLVKKLENLGIGRPSTYAPTISLLSARTYVSIDKKQLIPNEIAFSVIEILEQNFSDIVDSDFTSKMEEELDAIAEGKLDWQELLKEFYFPFMRKIEAGKKNIKSLKTFTKLDENCPQCGGELAIRKGRYGEFVACLNFPKCKYSRNLKQENQKQEKAPLSSIGIKCPSCKEGMIVERFSKRGKFYGCSAYPKCNFISKYKPSEEKCKECNENMVIKELKKGTFLECLKCKIKKEIECK, via the coding sequence ATGAAAAATTTAATCATCGTAGAATCACCCGCTAAAGCAAAAACCATAGGAAATTTCTTAGGAAAAAACTATGAAGTTATAGCTTCTAAAGGTCATATTAGAGATTTACCTAAAACAAGCTTTGGCATAAAAATAGAAGATGAAAATTTTAAACCAGAATATAGAATTTCAAGCGATCATTCTGCTTTAGTTAAAGAATTAAAAGAAAAAGCTAAAAATGCAAAACAAGTCTATCTTGCAACCGATGAAGATAGAGAAGGCGAAGCCATAGCCTATCATATAGCAAAAGCTATTAATAAAGATGAAAATTCTTTACCTAGAATAGTTTTTCATGAGATTACAAAAACAGCCATAGAACATGCTTTAGACAACCCAAGACTTTTAGACATAAACAGCGTTAATGCCCAACAAGCTAGGCGTTTGCTTGATCGTATTGTAGGCTATAAACTAAGTCCTTTATTAAATCAAAAAATTCAAAAAGGTCTTAGTGCAGGTAGGGTTCAAAGTGCGGCATTAAAAATCATAGTAGATAGAGAAAGAGAAATCAAAGCTTTTGTTCCTTTAAAATATTTTAGTATAGATATGATTTTTGATAAAGACTTAGAAGCTGAGTTAATCGAATTTCAAAATACAAAAATAGAAAAACTCACCATAACCAACGAAGATAGAGCAAAACTAATCTTTGAAAATTGCAAAAATGCTAAATTCAAAGTAAGCAACATAGAAAGTAAAGATAGAAAAATCACCCCACCACCGCCTTTTATGACTTCTACTTTACAACAAAGCGCTAGCAACCGCTTAGGATTTAACCCCAAAAAAACCATGATAATAGCACAAAAACTTTATGAAGGCGTAAAAACTCATGAGGGCATTATGGGGGTGATTACTTATATGAGAACAGATAGTTTAAATATAGCCAAAGAAGCATTAGAACAAGTAAGAAAGCTCATAAAAGATGAATTTGGTAAGGAATATTTACCAAGCAAAGCAAATATTTATACGACTAAAACCAAAGGTGCCCAAGAAGCACATGAGGCTATAAGACCTACAAATTTAAGCTTTACTCCTAAACTTGCAAATGAATTTTTAGAAAAAGATGAAGCAAAACTTTATACATTAATTTACAATCGCTTCGTAGCTAGTCAAATGCAAGCTGCCATCTCTCAAACTCAAAATGTCTTTGTAAATTCTAAAGATGCTAGCTTTAAAATCAGCGGTAGAAAAATTTTATTTGATGGGTACTATAAAGTCTATGGAGATATGGACAAAGATAAAATCTTGCCAAATTTAAACATCAACGATGCTTTAAATATCCAAAATATAGAGCTAAATTCTCATTTTACAGAACCACCTTCTAGGTATTCTGAAGCTGGGCTTGTTAAAAAATTAGAAAATTTAGGCATAGGGCGTCCTTCAACCTATGCTCCAACCATATCGCTTTTAAGTGCTAGAACCTATGTAAGCATTGATAAAAAACAACTCATTCCTAATGAAATAGCCTTTAGTGTAATAGAAATTTTAGAGCAAAATTTTAGCGATATTGTCGATAGTGATTTTACTTCTAAAATGGAAGAAGAATTAGATGCTATAGCAGAAGGAAAGCTAGATTGGCAAGAATTATTAAAAGAATTTTATTTTCCATTTATGAGAAAAATCGAAGCAGGTAAAAAAAATATAAAAAGCTTAAAAACTTTTACCAAACTTGATGAAAACTGCCCACAATGTGGTGGCGAACTTGCTATACGCAAAGGAAGATATGGAGAATTTGTAGCTTGTTTAAATTTTCCAAAATGCAAATACTCAAGAAATTTAAAACAAGAAAATCAAAAACAAGAAAAAGCACCTTTGAGCTCTATAGGTATTAAATGCCCTTCTTGTAAGGAAGGTATGATTGTAGAGCGTTTTTCAAAGCGTGGTAAATTTTATGGATGTAGCGCTTATCCAAAATGTAATTTTATTAGCAAATACAAACCAAGCGAAGAAAAATGCAAAGAATGTAATGAAAATATGGTAATTAAAGAATTAAAAAAAGGCACATTTTTAGAGTGTTTAAAATGTAAAATTAAAAAGGAAATTGAATGCAAATAA